Part of the Chloracidobacterium thermophilum B genome is shown below.
CCTGCCGTTCGTGCTATGTTTCGTGCGACATCCGGCGCATCTGCTGCGCAACTTTCTTTCGACTGAGGCCGCTTCCCGTGAGCAAACACAAAAAAGACGACAAACACGACAAACTCAAGGACAAACGCAAAACCTCCCCACCGACCATCTTCGAGAACGTCGTTGAGCAGGCCACCGAACGCTGGGAGCAACTGGTTCACAATCCGCAGTTTGCCACCGCGCTGGCCACGGCACTCGAACAGCCCATGAATCTGGCCAACCGCGTACAGGAACTCGTCGGCGCCAGCCTGCGCACGATGAACATTCCGACGCGCGACGATTACAAGCAGCTCAGCCGCCAGCTCGATGCCATTGCTGACCAGCTTGAAGCGCTCCGGGAGCGCCTTGAAGAAATGGCCGAACGCCAGCCTGAACCGCCACCACCACCGGCTGCACCGCGCAAACGAAAAAAAGCCGCGCAAGCGGATGATGCCGAGGTCTGAACGGACACGCCCCGGCCGGTCTCTGCCATGCATCGCCCTGCTGCCCTGACCTGGAGCCTGTGGCTGCTGGCGGGCGTCGTGAGCGGCAGCGCCTACGGCCTGCGCCGGCTGGCGGAGGCCTGTCCGGCCTGGGTGGAAGGACTGTATGCCCGGCGGCTGTATCCCCTCCTGGCCGCCTGGGTAGGGTGGCCGGCCCGGCTCGTGCCTTTCTCGCTGGCCGAAGTCCTCGTGGGGTTTCTGGGGTTGGGGGGGCTTGGTCTGCTGGGCTGGGCGCTGTGGCGCGGACGGCGCGAGCGCCCACGGCTGGGCATCCTGCTGGGGCGCGGCGTGCCGGTCATCCTGCTCGTCGTCGGGCTGGGAACACACGTTTTTCTGCTTCTGTTCGGCTATCACTACGCGCGGTCGGCCGTGCGGCAGACCTTTGCGCTGACGCCGCCACCGCCCGACCCGGTGGCCCTCGAACAGTTTGCCCGTACCTGCATCGAACGGGCCAATGCCGAGCTGGCGGCTGCAGCGCCGGTGATGGATGCCGAGCAGGGCAGCCGGCTTCCCATGTCGCCAGCCCAACTGGCCAGCCTGCTGACCGAAAGTTTCCGCCGTTGCCCGGAGCTTTCCCATCTGGCCGACATCCCCTTTGCGCCGCCCAAGGCTCCCTGGTCATCGGAACTGATGGCGCGCGCCGGTATTTCCGGCATTTTCATCCCCTTCACCGGTGAGCCGCACTACGACGCGCACCAGCCGGCCAGCAGCCTGCCGTTCACGCTGGCGCACGAAATGGCGCACCAGCGTGGCTTTGCCTTTGAAAGCGAAGCCAACTTCGTCGCCGCCGTGGTGTGCCTGCGGTCAGATCACCCTTACATCCGGTATAGCGGCTGGGCAGGCGCCGCCCGGTATGCCCTCCGTGACCTGGCACGGACACCCGAGCGCTATGCGGCTGTCATGGCGTTAGCCGGTGACGGCCTGCGCGCGGACTGGCAGGCGCAGCGGCGCTACTGGTCGCGCTACGCTTCCGGTCGGCTGGCGCGCGTCTCGGCCCGGCTCAACCATGCCTACCTTCAGGCCAACGGCGTCTCGTCGGGCATTGCCAACTACGGCGAAGTCACCGGCTGGCTGCTCGCCTGGCAGGCCGCCGGCAGGCTCCCGGAACCGACCGAACGTGGCTCCTAGATGGCTATGGCCCGTGCCGCCCGCAGCGCCCGCTCGCGGGTTTCCACCAGGTCAGCGCCCAGGGCCGTGACATGCCCCATTTTGCGTCCCGGACGGGAAGCCTTTTTGCCGTACAGGTGCACCGTCACGCCCGGCACCTGCAACGCCGTTTCCAGGCCCGTCGGTTGCGCTGGCGCTTCAAAGCCGCTGAGCAGATTGACCATCACGGCCACGGGCGTACGCATGCGCGGCGACCCCAGGGGCAGGTTCAACCCGGACCGGATGTGGTTTTCAAACTGCGAGGTTTCACACGCCTCAATGGTGTAGTGGCCCGAGTTGTGTGGGCGCGGCGCAATTTCATTGATGAGCACTTCGCCGTCGTTGAGCAGAAACAGCTCAATGCCAAAGATGCCCGTCCCGTGGATGGCTTCGAGCACCTGTCGCGCCAGCGCGGTCACGTTCGCCGCCGTCGTTTCGGAAACCGCCGCCGGAGCCAGTACCGTGTGGCACACGTGGGCATGCTGGATGGTTTCCACCACCGGGTAAATCACCTCTTCCCCGCGCTGGTTGCGTACGGCCATCACGGCCAGCTCTTTGGTGAACGGGATGAATTCCTCGACCATCAGGGGGCTGCCGCGCCGGAGCAGTTTCTCAAAGGCCGGGGCAATGTCGGTGGTTCCCCGGATGAGTTCATTCCCGTAGCCGTCATAACCATTTGTCCGGCACTTGAGCACCAACGGCAGGCCGAAGCGGTGGCTGGCGGCCAGCACGTCATCGGGCGTGTCCACGGCCGTAAAGCGGGGCACGGGCAGCCCGGCCTGAGCCAGCGCCGTTTTCTGGAAAAACTTGTCCTGCACAAGGGCAATGGTCTGGGAAGAGGGTACAACCTGACACTTGCCGGTGGCTTCGAGGTAGCGCAGGATGTCGGGCGCAATGAACTCGTTTTCGAGCAGCACGACATCGGCGTAGGCAGCCACGGCATCGAGCAGCGCCGGGGATGACCAGTCACCCACGAAGCGTTCCGTAGCCAGCCGCAGGGCCGGGCTGTCGTCGCCCGGACGCGCCACGATACCCACTTCACAGCCCAGACGGTAGGCGGCCACAGCCGACATGCGCGCCAGTTGCCCGCCACCCAGAATGGCTATCCGCTGCGTCATGAACGGCTACACTTCCAGGTCAACCACAACCGGGGCATTGACGAGACGGTAACGCAGGTTGCACAGCGCCGCGTTGACAAACTCGGTCGTTCCCTTCCGCATGCGGCCGTAGGCTTCGTGAATATGGCCGAAGACGTGCAGCCGGGGGGCAACCCGCTCCACGGCCGCGCGCAGTTCGTCACAGCCAACCCGCCAGCCAAACTGCGTGCGGTCGAGAATGTCATACGGCGGCGTGTGGGTAATCAGGATGTCAATGCCTTCGGGAATCAAATCCCACTTTTCCCGCAGGGCCGTTTTTTTCCACAGGTTGAAGGCCCCGTTCATAAACCAGGGCTGCCACGGGCTGCCGTAGATTTTGAGACCACAGGCCACAGCCGAGGCGTCCAGCAGGTGGACGGCGTTTTCCAGCAGCGCATGGGGTGCTCCCTGGTTTTCCTGGGCGCAGTGATCGTGGTTGCCGGAGACGACGAACTTGTGCGGATGTGGCTGCCGGCGCAGAAAAGCGTCGAAAAGGCGGAGTTCATCCATGGTGCCACGCCGCGTGAAGTCGCCGGCATGAATGAGAATGTCACCCTCCGGCACGTGAAAGTCGTGGTTGCCGTGGGTATCGCTGATAACGACGATGCGAACGGACATACCGCATTACCTCGGAGCGCGGCGGCCATTCCCGGATGAATGGCCAGCCAGGTGATTTGGGCCACAATAGCGCATCATGTCCGCAGATTTTCCGCTTTTTTTCAGCACCGTGCCGCGCCCGACGTACCGATCAGCGCCGGGTGTCATCGGGAAAACAGCCAGGGCCGGCTGGTGCGTCAATCCGAGCCGGATGAACCGGGCAACCGGCCGTACAGGTAGGCCAATTCGCGCAGGCGTTTGGCCGCTGATGCCGTGAAGTCCTCCCGCCGGCAGCGCCAGGACCAGTTGCCGCGTTCACTGGCTGGCAGGTTCATGCGCCCTTCACTCCCCAGCCCCAGGACATCCTGCATCGGAACAATCGCCGTATGGGCCACGCTGGCGTAAGCCGCCCGGATGAAATCCCAGTGAATCTCAGCGCCATTGGTGTTGAGATACGCCCGACAGAAAGCCCGTTCCCGCTCAATCCCTTCGGCGTCGCGCGTCGAACCGACGCCCGGACGACTGGCATACCAGCCAACCGTCGTGTCGTTGTCGTGCGTTCCGGTATAAACCACGGCATTGGGAACGTAGTTATGCGGCAGGTCCTGATTGTTGGGATCGCCGCCAAAGGCAAACTGCAACACCCGCATGCCGGGAAAACCGAAGGCATCGCGCAGCGCCACGACATCCGGGGTAATCACACCCAGGTCTTCGGCAATGATGGGCAGGACGCCAAACGCACGTCTCATTGCCGTAAACAGCTTGCGTCCGGGTGTTTTGACCCACCTGCCGGTAGCCGCCGTCGGCGCGTCGGCCGGAATGGTCCAGCAGGCAGCAAAACCACGGAAGTGATCCAGCCGCACGACATCCACGAGCCGGAACAGATGGCGCATCCGGGCCAGCCACCAGCCAAAACCAGTGTCCGCCATGCGCTGCCATCGGTAGAGGGGATTGCCCCAGAGCTGTCCCGTGGCACTGAAGTAGTCCGGCGGTACGCCGGCAACATGCGTGGGCCGCCCCTCGGCATCGAGCTTGAACAGTTCCCGGTTGGCCCAGACATCGGCCGAGTCGTAGGCGACAAAAATTGGCGCGTCGCCGATGATGCGGATGCCACGGCGGTGACAGGCTTCACGGGTGCGCTGCCACTGGCGGAAGAAAAGCCACTGCTGAAACTGGTGCGAGGCCACGGCCGTACTCAGGTTGCGCCGGGCGGCTTCCAGCGCCGCTGGCTTCCGGTCGCGCAACTCTGGCGGCCACGTATGCCACGCGCGGCCGCCGTGGGCATCTTTGAGCGCCCGGAAGAGCGCATAATCGGTCAGCCAGTCGGCTTCAGCCGCGCAAAACGCCTCGAAATCGGCTCGCCAGGCATCCGGGGCGGCCGCCGCGAAACGCTCAAAGGCTTCCGCCAGAAGCCTCTGCTTCCAGGTGATGACCGCGCCGTAATCCACACGTTGTTCGGAGAAAGGCGGACGTTCGTGCAGCCGTTGGCGCGGCACGAGACCCAGTTCAACCAGGGTTTCCGATGGAATCAGCAGTGGGTTTCCGGCAAAGGCCGACAGGCCGGCGTAAGGCGAGTCGCCGTAGCCGGTGGGCACCAGCGGCAGGATTTGCCAGTAGGTTTGGCCCGCAGCAGCAAGAAAATCGAGCCATTGTTCGAGATGCCCGTCCAGCGTGCCAATGCCATCCGGCCCGGGCAACGAGGTGGGGTGCAACAACAGGCCGCAGGCGCGCGGCCACCGGTAGGTTGTCACGGACGTGTTATTTTGGGAAGCAAGCTGCTGCCGGAGTCAAAGAAACTCTCGTGCAGCCGCCGGGGATCGGGAGCCTCGACCGGCAACCGGGAGACAGTTTGCTCGATGACCCGCCGCAACTTGCCAAAGAGAAGGTTGACATCAAACAGCAGGGGACGTTCGGGGGAACAGTGGAGTTCGAGGCATCCCGACTGACCATCTTCAAACCGCAGGGGAATCACCAGCTTCACAACGGGACAATCCTCCTCCCCGGTGGCTGTGGCCGCCGTCCAGGTGGCAATGACCAGCGCCCCCCGGCGGGCAAACCGAAAGCCGGGGTGTTCCTGGACGTGCCAGGCATACTTGAGCGGCAGGTGAATTTCGACCTGGGTGAAATCGGTCGCCTCGAAGCATTTGCTCAGGTGGGTGTAAAACGCCTCGAAGCTCTCTGAACCCAGCAGAGACTCGGTCAGTTCGTGAATGCGGATGTTGTTGGCAATGACGCTCCGCTGGTTGAGCGACCGCTGGATAACCCGCCCGATTTCACCAAACTCGTGGTAGCCGAAGTGCTGCACAGCAATCCAGATGACAATGCCCAGCGTCAGCAGAATCAACCCCAGCAGGCGGTTGGGCGAGTTGTACGCCAGCAGACTCATGAGCGCAAAGAAGGCGGACAGGCCGTACAGAAAGATGGTCGTCGTGCGGTGTGAATAGCCCTGCGCCAGCAACCGATGGTGCATGTGCCGGCGGTCGGCTTCAAAAATGGGCTTGCCGGCCAGGAACCGCCGCCCGATGGAGAGCGCCGTTTCCATGATGGGCAGCCCGAAGGCCAGCAGTGGAATGGCCACGGTCACGGTGGTGGCGGATTTCTGCGCATACAGCAGCGCCAGCCCGGCCAGCGTGAAGCCAATGAACAGGCTGCCGCAGTCACCCATAAACACCGTCGCCGGATTGAAGTTGTACTTCAGAAAACCGGCTGTACCGCCGGCCAGCGCGCACAGCAGCAGCGCCAGTGGCACATTGCCGTTGGCCGCCGCCACGTAAGCCAGAGTAAGCGTCGAAAACAGCGCCGCGCCGGCCGACAGCCCATCCACACCGTCAATGAGGTTGAAGGCATTGCTGATGCCGACCAGCCACAGCACCGTGATGGGCAGCCCCCAGATACCAAGCTCGATGGTCGTGCCGGTCAGGGGATTGGGCAGACTCGTAATTCCCTGAACGGTGAAGTGAAACCAGGTGGCAATAAGAACCTCGATGACAAACTTCACACCGGCCCGTAACCGCCAGATGTCATCCACCAGACCCAGGATGAACATTGCCAGCGTGGGCAACAGGAACTTGGCCGACAGAGCCACTGTGCCGCTGAGTTGTCCGCCGGCCTCAAATCCGAACGCTGTGGTCACTCCCACCAGAAAAGCCAGAAAAATGGCAATGCCGCCGACGCGCGGAATGGGCCGGGTGTGGACGTGGCGTGCCGCCGATGGCGTATCCACGAGCGATTCCCAGCGGCGCGCCCAGTTGCGAATCAGCGGCGTCAGAAGAAAAGCCGCCACCAGGGACGCGCAGAAAACCGCGGCATACGTCAGCATGCGAACCAGACTCCTCTCTTCCGGGCTTTGACCTGGTTGGTGCGCTATGCCTTGTCAGAACATTCCAGCCGGATTGTCTATGATGCCCGGTGGAATGTCCAGCCCGGATGTGGTCTGCGGAGCCTGCCGGCAGCCCCGAAACATCTTCAGGAAGAACAGCTTATTTCGAGGCGACGCCCCCAGTCCGGCGGCGGTTCGGCATACCGGGCCGCCTCCGGCTGCTCGGCATAGGGCTGTCGCAGGACGGTCAGCAGCCGCTCGATTTCGGAGAAATCACCTTCCTCGGCACGTTCAATGGCGATCTGGGCCAGATAGTTGCGCAGGATGTACTTCGGATTGACGCTGCGCATGCGCGCCTGGCGTTCTGATGACGGCACGCCTTCCTGGGCCAGCCGACAGCCGTACTTCGTCAGCCAGGCTGCCACGGCTTCCCGATCCACAAACAGGTCCTGCAGGCGTGCATTCGCGGGATGCACCGGGTCTTCCGGGACGGTTTCCGCCAGCCGCCGGAACGCGAGGGTGTAATCGGCCCGGTTCTGTGCCAGCAGTTCCAACCAGTCGGCCAGCAGTTCGGCGTCTCCCGGTTGCGGGTGGTGCAACCCCAGTTTGGCGAACATCAGCCGCTCATACTCGTCAAAAAACACGTCCCGAAAAGCGTTGAGGCTGTCCACCAGCCGCTCGCGCGGCACCCAGGGGAGGAAGGTCTGCGCCAGACAGCGCAGATTCCACAGGGCAATGCCCGGCTGCTGGTTGAAGGCATACCGCCCGGTGACATCCGAATGGTTGCAGATGAAGTGCGGGTCGTAGTCGTCCAGAAAACCAAAGGGGCCGTAATCGAGCGTCAGGCCCAGAATGGACATGTTGTCGGTATTGAGTACGCCGTGGGCAAACCCGACAGCCTGCCACTGGGCAACCAGCCGCGCCGTCCGGTTCACGACTTCCTGCAGGAAGGCGGCAAAGCGGTCTTCTTCACCGAGCGCCTGAAGTTCCGGGAAAAACTGCCCGATGACGTAATCGGCCAGACGCGCCACATCCGCCAGGCGACGGCGATGGAAAAACACCTCGAACGAACCAAACCGCACGTGCGTCGGGGCCAGCCGAACCAGCAGCGCCCCCCGCTCGACCGTCTCCCGGTACACCGGCTCGTCGCTGCCGATGATGCAGAGGGCGCGCGTCGTGGGGATGCCAAGCGCGTGCATGGCTTCGCTACCGAGATACTCCCGAATCGTCGAGCGCAGGACAGCGCGGCCGTCGCCCATGCGGGAATAGGGTGTACGGCCACTGCCCTTGACTTGCAGGTCCCACCTCTCACCGCGCGCATTGCGCACTTCGCCAAGCAGGAGGGCGCGGCCGTCGCCAAGCTGCGGCACATACACGCCGAACTGGTGGCCGGCATAGAGCGCCGCCAGCGGCTCGGCGCCGGGCAGTGCTTTTTCGCCGTTGAAGTACGCCACAAAGTCCGGGCGGGCCGCCTCGGAAGGGTCCAGGTCCAGCAGGGCGGCGGCTTCCGGGTTGAAGGCCACCAGACGGGCGCCACGCAGCGGCGTCGGTGCCACCCGGCTGTAGTAGTCTTCCGGCAAGGTGGTGTATGTATTGTCGAAGACCAGCGTCTCAAGCGTACGTGACAAAGGCGAACGGCTCCTTGCGGCCAAGGCGCAGGAAACAGCCGGGGCTGTTTCCGGCCGGGGTGTGTTCTGCCGGATGACAGACAGGCCGCATTGAAGCGGTTTATCCCACCAAAACCAACCTGCTCTGCCGTATGGAAACCTTCCTTCAACAACTCATCAACGGGCTGGCGCTCGGCAGCATTTACGCGCTCATTGCCTTGGGCTACACGATGGTCTATGGCGTGCTGCGGCTCATCAACTTTGCCCACGGAGACGTGTACATGCTGGGGACGTTTGCCGGCTACTACACGGCGCTGCGGCTGGGCTTTTCCGAAGTCAACCCGTCATGGTTGCAGGCAGCCGTGGTTTTGCTGGTGGCTATGTTGCTGTGCGCCGTGGTTGGGCTGGCCATTGAGCGGCTGGCCTACCGTCCGATTCGCCAGGCTTCCCGCCTGACGGCGCTCATCACGGCGATTGGCGTATCGCTGTTTCTGGAAAACCTGGGGCAGATTGTCTTTGGCGCCAACCCCAAGTTTTTCCCGCAACTGCTTCCACCCGGACAGTTTCCGGTCTATGGCGCGGCCCGGATCACCACTCCCGACCTGGCCATTCTGGGCGCATCGCTGCTGCTGACGGTAGGGCTGCACCAGCTCGTCCACCGGACGGCTTTCGGACGCGCCATGCGCGCTGTGGCCCATGACCTGGACACGGCCAAGCTGATGGGCATTGACACCAACCGCATCATTGCCCTGACCTTTGCCCTTGGCTCGGCGCTGGCGGCGGCGGCCGGCATTCTCGTGGCCCTGCGTTATCCGAAGTTCGACCCGCTGATTGGCATCACGACGGGACTCAAGGCGTTCATTGCGGCGGTTCTGGGAGGCATTGGCAACGTCACCGGCGCGGTGCTGGGCGGCGTCATTATCGGATTGGCGGAAACGATGGCGACCGGCTACCTGCCAGCGGCGCTCAATCCCTACAAGGACGCCGTGGCCTTTGCCATTCTGGTCACGGTGCTGCTCGTACGACCCACGGGTCTGCTCGGCACGACGGCCCCGGAAAAAGTTTAGGACGAAAACGGAGTCAACGCCTTGCCGTCAACGGTGGCTATCATCCCTGCCCGCTACGACGCCACGCGCCTGCCCGGCAAGCCGCTCATTGACCTCGCTGGGCAGCCGATGATTCAGCGCGTCTATGCCCGGGTTCGGCAGGTACCGGAGATTGAACAGGTTATCGTCGCCACGGACGATCCCCGGATTGCGGATGCCGTTGTGCAGTTTGGCGGTGAAGCCCGGATGACCCGCGCCGATCACCTCAGCGGCACTGACCGCATTGCCGAGGTGGCCGCGACGCTCGATGCCGAAATCATCGTCAACGTCCAGGGCGATGAACCGCTCATCGCACCCGAAACCATTACGGCAGCCCTGCACCCGGTGCAGTCCGAGCCGGACCTGCCCCTGGCAACGACTTGCGAGCCGCTGGAGGCGGCGGATGCTGAAAATCCTCACGTGGTCAAGGTGGTGTGTGATGCCCAGGGTAACGCGCTGTATTTTTCACGCGCCCCGATTCCCTATCCACGCCAGCCGGACATCGCCCGGACCCTGTGGCGGAAGCACACGGGGCTGTACGTTTACCGCCGCCGGGCACTGCTGCACCTGACGGCGCTTCCGCCAGCGCCACTCGAACTGGCCGAAGGACTGGAACAACTCCGCGCGCTGACCCATGGCCTGCGGATTCGCGTCGTGGAGACAAAACACCGCGCCATTGGCGTGGACACCCCCGACGATGTCGTGCGTGTCCGCCAATGGCTGGCCAGGCTGGAAAGCAGCGCGTTGCCGGAGTAAAGCCGGAAACGGCCGGGGCTACCGTGGATCGTACCAATCCGTCGTGGGCCGGCCTGTAATCCGTGGCGTTTTCCGTGGGATGGGCTTGGTGTACTGCTCCGGCTGAAAGGCGGAAGTGCGGCGGCTGGCGTAAAAACCGGCCGGAAGTTTTCGCCCCCGTGGGATTTCACGTCCAAAGCCACCTGCTGGCGCCGGTGGGGTTGTATTCATGACTGGCGGGGAAGTAACCCGGGCTGCATAAAAGTTGCGCGACAACTTGCGTCCTTCGGGAATATCCGATGAACTGCGGTAGGGTGACAGCCGGGAGGGAATTTCTTCAGCCATTGGTGTAAGACCTCACAAACCTGTAGCTTTTGGCCTGTAGCTTTTGGCCTGTAGCTTTTGGCAGCACAGCATCGGCTTTCAGCCCCAGTCAGGCTGGGGGCAAAGCCGCTGACCAGGCTGTACACATCTATACACGTCCCGGCAACCGACTGACCATGCAACTTCGCAGGAGGCAGGCAGGTCACATGACCTTGGTGGAACCAACTGCCCGGGCCACGGCCGACAGCAGCACTTCCGGGGTAAAGGGCTTTTGCAAAAACACGGTCGCCTGGGCGGACAACTCGCCGGAGGTGACTTCTTCGCTGTAACCGCTCACGACCAGTACCGGAATCTGTGGCTTGTACTGGCGGATGGACTGAAGGCACCCCAACCCGTCGAGCTTGGGCAGCAGGGCATCGAGGATGACCAACTCGAAGGCGTCAGGCTGTTCGGCGAAGCGGGCGACACCCTGCTGCCCGTCCGTGGCCACAACCACGTCGTAGCCGACTTCGTGCAGGATTTCCGTAAAGAGCTGGGCAATCAGGTTGTCATCCTCGACGACCAGGACAAGCCTTGCGGCTTCCGGCAGGAGAGGGATTCCTCCGGGCGTCCGCCGCAGGTTTTCCGCCACCGGCTGCTCGCCGGTTCTGCCTGACCGCAACGCCGGAAACCGTACCTCGAAGCAACTGCCTTTTCCGGGAACACTCTTGACGCCAACGGTTCCACCGTGCGCCGTGACGATCCCGTGAACGACTGAGAGGCCAAGTCCGGCCCCATCGCCCAAGTCTTTGGTTGTGAAAAACGGGTCGAAGATATGCTGGCGGGTGGTTTCATCCATACCGACGCCGGTATCGGCCACGGTCAGACACACACAGTGTCCGGCAAGCTGGCCGCTGAGGGTACGTCCATCGCGTTGCACAGGAAAGACATCGGCCCGGGTGCCCAGAGTCAGTGTTCCTCCGTCGGGCATGGCATCGCAGGCGTTGCGGCACAGGTTGATAATGACCTGCTGAATCTGGTCGGGATCGCCCTCAAATGGCGGCAAATCCGGCAGCAGGCTCGTCACCAACTCGACGTTGGGCGGCAACAGGCTGCGTACGAAAAACAGGCTGTCTTCAACCACGGCATTCAGGTTCACCGTCTGGCGCGAGGCTTCCTTCTGACGGCCAAAAGCCAGCAGCTTGGATACCAACTGTGCCGCGCGCTCAGCGGAATCTTCGATGGCCCGGAAGTATTCATCGAGGGTCGGGTCATTCATCTGGCTGGACTTGCGGTGGGCCAGCCGCGAAAACCCAAGGATGCTGTTGAGCAGGTTGTTGAAGTCATGGGCAATCCCGCCAGCCAGCCGTCCCACAGCTTCCATTTTGTGGATTTGCTGGAGCGTGGCTTGCAGGCGCTTGCGCTCTTCCACGTCGCGCATGACGGCGATGAGGTACTTTTTGCCGCCGGAAAAAAACTCGGAAACCGAGTTTTCGAGGGTCACTGTCGTTCCGTCAGCACGCTGGGCCGTGAACTCGTAGGTAGCCGGAGCGACTTCTCCCCGCATACGGCGCTGGGTGTAATCCCGCAACCGGACTTCCTCGTGCGGCGCGCACATAACGGCAAAATCCTGCCCAACAAGGGCCTCTGGCGTTTCCACGCCATAGAGGCGCGCCACGGCCTGATTGGCATAGACGATCCGCTGGTCATCTTCGACGATAATGCCATCCAGGGTCGCGTTGAGAATGGCATGAAACCACTCCTCCCGCTGGCGCAGTCGTTCGTTCAGGTGCTGGGCTTCGGTCACATCCTGCAGAAGTGCCAGTTGGCAGGGCAGGTCTCCGATGACGAGCGTCACGGCCGAGAGCACAGCTTCCCCAATCCGACCATCGCGTGTCCGGTAACTGCCCCGGAAGTCCAGGACCCGGCCATGTGCCTCCAGCTCGTGATAGTAGCGCTCGCGTTCTTCA
Proteins encoded:
- a CDS encoding hybrid sensor histidine kinase/response regulator, with protein sequence MQTPHWWLQTDAIVLDAPAAATRPLPDWWQTAREQQVPLLVCTGRLGEPELAGWLTAGVTDCFDEQMPLPLVLHRIQQAVEARRQATEGRLQAAFLASLSVSAPLRLAVMESVGAGFVFRFINRTFAADFGRSPEQLVGVPLEKLGLTETQLADVAVWQRWCREALRLGRAVSFVHQSLRSARWFSATFEPLRQPGLVTEAVSIYVEDITDQQAAKLRSVESEERFYRVFQVIPIATAIQTIPDGRYLDVNAAFTRLFGYSRAELIGRTALELGLWVKPEERERYYHELEAHGRVLDFRGSYRTRDGRIGEAVLSAVTLVIGDLPCQLALLQDVTEAQHLNERLRQREEWFHAILNATLDGIIVEDDQRIVYANQAVARLYGVETPEALVGQDFAVMCAPHEEVRLRDYTQRRMRGEVAPATYEFTAQRADGTTVTLENSVSEFFSGGKKYLIAVMRDVEERKRLQATLQQIHKMEAVGRLAGGIAHDFNNLLNSILGFSRLAHRKSSQMNDPTLDEYFRAIEDSAERAAQLVSKLLAFGRQKEASRQTVNLNAVVEDSLFFVRSLLPPNVELVTSLLPDLPPFEGDPDQIQQVIINLCRNACDAMPDGGTLTLGTRADVFPVQRDGRTLSGQLAGHCVCLTVADTGVGMDETTRQHIFDPFFTTKDLGDGAGLGLSVVHGIVTAHGGTVGVKSVPGKGSCFEVRFPALRSGRTGEQPVAENLRRTPGGIPLLPEAARLVLVVEDDNLIAQLFTEILHEVGYDVVVATDGQQGVARFAEQPDAFELVILDALLPKLDGLGCLQSIRQYKPQIPVLVVSGYSEEVTSGELSAQATVFLQKPFTPEVLLSAVARAVGSTKVM